From the Lycorma delicatula isolate Av1 chromosome 4, ASM4794821v1, whole genome shotgun sequence genome, the window CATGATCAGAAAGACAAAAACTACCCTGATTTCAGAATACAGTAACCCCCTCTGAGTTGATcatctttctttccttttcttatCTGTTAGTCCTTCTTCCTTGGTTAAATAACACGGGAACTTGATCAGTCACAACCCTGGTTCAATCTGCAACATCATGTCTGCACCTTTGACTGGCTGGCAGGGTGGCTCCTCTTCTTTATTGGGGCTCTGTGTGATGGCAACCATCTTTTGTTTCTATGGATCTATCCAGTGACTTGTTTCCTATCTGggatttataaaaacaccaaactAATAGCTGAAGTTCCTACCAGTTAAGCTAGGCCTCCTCATACAAtactaaaaatccaaaaattctcacaaaactatttttcataaattctaatCTAATCTAAACCATGCAAGCCAATACAGTCTTTCTTTCTATATGACTTACCATTAAACTTCACTGTTTTATTCATAGTACATCGAAAAttctttataacataatttttaatagtttctattttattaaacatttagaaTAACAGCAATTGTCAAAAGTCTTACATCTATTTTTAGATAACAGATATAATAAGGcgtaaaaaaattaccaactgaGCTAAACATTCACAAATTCACATGCATGACACCCTATGTTTAGGCTGAACTTTTACTAGGTTTTGCTATTAATTCTTGCTCTCTGGTCAACTGAGCTTCTCTCAGTTGTTCTCTTTCCAAAGCTTCATTCTGCTTCTGTTGATGCAGCCGTAATGCACGTTTCtgcaataattatacatttaagacTATAGTTTAACACAATTCTCACACACACGTTTATATGCAACAGAAACATATAATATGTGATGTAATATTTACATCTTGTTAACCATTTggttactataaatatttaatgcatttttcttttaaaggtaTTTGGATGTAATATCAACTGTTTATTGTTTGTCAAAATCGTTGTAATTTGACTACCACAGGTTTCCTATACATTTGGAAAACAGTACTGCTCCACTGAACTGGtattaatgaattttctaatccttttagaaatttaactttttgcAAATGCCatctataaaaagaataatagctAATTCTGATATATCAAGAAAGATTATTCGTAGATACAAAGACAGCAAGAAATCAAAACAATTTCCATAGGGCATTagaaattcaacattttaaagtaaataactacatttttttcatacgttctattacaaaaaatgaaatttgaactCTCCATTTAGTTAGTAAGATgtgacattaattaattaaaagcttcAGATTTCATAATTACTAGGGTTTTTCATTAGCTAAAAAATGCAAAACTAACTCAAAAGTTctaatggattaaaataaaaggttttttcctCCATgcaacttaaaatactttttttcatgctatttaaaatactttatataaaatggGAAATACTCGAgtcagtaaaaacatttattaggtGTATTTCCAAGCCTTCCAGCATAATTAAAGAtgtactttgaaaaatgttttcaaatttagaaAACTTGGATAACGAAACTGGTTTGtggactttttaaataaaatatggaatcCTCTCTTATAGAAAGAGAGGagattaataaacacaataaaaaggaaaaaatcactttGCCAAACACATAGCTTTACgtagaaaaatatacttttttgaatTACTAACCTACCTGTACTGTCCAAAAACCTACactattttgacaaaaaaatcattttatatttcttcattaatctCTGCCATGTCTATATAATCACATAAAATGTTGCGttagaataaacaaaatgttttaatatttatattaaaacacctACAGCAAAAAACCTGGAATTTTGCATTTCTGATGGTACTATTCAACTGctagtttttatatgttttcttagTTCTGAAAGTACTTGGCTACCAGTACAAATAACACCAACATGTTTACTACTACTACAAGCCTAGAAAAATAATACTACACATACCGTAGACTATCTGCAAGCAACTTTGTAAGTATTAGTCAGTTCAATATAAGGAACTTAAAACTAAAGACCTCTCTCATCAATTAACACAGAAGTTAATGAAACTATTATAATCATAGTCTTAGGTAGATTTGTACATAGAACCATAAGCAGTTAATACAAAGCCTATATATCACTGGTAAGGTAACAGCTGTCACATTCAATTACATGTTGAAATTAATATCATAACTTAGATCTATGATTTGTATTTTGTAcaactttttttcaactttaattttgttattttgtattaacaGTTGACTTCATAATATGCTAATCAGTTATGTATTTTGGTATTCATATACACatgcttaaaaaaaagaacatgtaAGTCCAATTCAATATGaaaaatttagtgttaaaaatatctaatagttattgaaaaatcatgtttacttcttatgttaaaaaaaaaatgttatcaatttatTCCTACAACTGTGATATTTACCTTTAACTTTGCAGAACGCTCACTTAATGAgatcatatcattttttattgaatgcaGTCTTGCCAAGTAATCTTTCAcaactaaaaactgcaataacaaaaaaaaacagataccagGAAATTATTTAACCTAATAACAGTGAATGAGTAATAAACATACTGATAAATGCtaataatataattcatgatttatatttttagcagAATATTTTCTCTGTTCTATGGTTGGGAACTTTGCTATACGCAATGGAATGTGTTCTCAGGTTGAAAatcattgtttttcaaaaatgaaaatgatatactttattaaaaaatataaaataaaaatatatctaaaacaaaaatgtagatgggagcttaaatttttaaaaagctaaggTTTTTaagttagaataattaaaaatttaaagagggtTTCTCTTAATAAGTGGTAATTGTCCACGTAATGTACTATTTCCCATACAGAgttgaaattaattagtttatttgcTTTACCTATTCCAGTATTGTGACTGCATGTAAGCACTGCATATAGtgactaaaaaacaataaaaccaagTAAATGGTatataaattggatttttgaGGTCACTGatcaattttttagaaaattacatgaaatattgtaactctattttaaaattaatttaattttaataaaaaagaacttattaaagatatgtaaataaaactgatattgataaataaatacgtaatttacATCCagacgtacaaaaaaaaatatcagtgcttaaagttatttaatagctCTTAATATGGACTAAAAGTAATGaatcgcaaataaaatgaaagggtaactcttacaattttttcctacaattGTTCAAAGTGAGCACCTTTTTGTCATGTGACACACACATCCAACTGATAAAAGAATTCATCCCATATTTAACCAGCACGTTGGAGTAATGGAAGCCACAGTTGCTTCCTCAATTGGTACCAAAAGCAAATACACAAGATCCTTTAAAACCCCAAAGGAATAAAATCACATGAGGTCAGATCATACGACCTTGGAGGGCATCATAAACAAGTCTGTCATTGGGTCCATGCTACAACATTTTAACTGCAAAGTCGGCACACATGGCGTCATTagtaggcttcaaagcctgtaacatcCGTAAAAAATATGGACGCATATGCAAGCAGTTCCTTAAACCATCCGCACATGCATCAGCAGCATTGCTAGTCTACAGCGGGTATTCCTGACCGATTTTTTTAGGATTAAGAAAAAAGGTTTCCCTAacatgttcaacattttcttcagacaccccGTACTCTTCCCTTCATACAGACATGCAGTCACTTCAAACTGATTGAAACATCATTGGCGACTGAATGATCACCATCAgtgaatgttattattattatttggaggATCACAAAAAAACTTTCTATGGGAAGCATGTTGAATCATAATTGAAGATACAGTTTTGCAAACTGaaaaacacagaaggctttctaTTCAGGAGTCACCATCTTTGCTACTGTCACTGTCTGGTGGAAAGATTGGGAATCATCTACAACCATGCTCACAactaaaactgttctttttgcTTTTTGATTCTAGCCTAAAATCAATACTGTATACCTcctcatccaagagatataacaaattaaaactttcatattcttcaataattattccaataattcattttagaaataaatctatacattacaaaatttggaATATCCTTCAATGAGTAGGAGTAAATAGATTGGACCCTGACAATGATGTTTTAACCAActgaaacctttttattttttaaattaaaaaatctttgcaAATTCTTAGCTTCTAAACAAGTACATTAACagcttatattttgtttaaaaaaggtttttaaaaacacTTCATGTAAAGTTACACACCAAAAACTTTAAGCTGTAaggttttattaagaaaatactaaaatttaatttattgtttgcatacataatctaaaaattaataaatgtttccaAAAACTTAACAACATTACAAGTGTTCGATTTAAGAATGCACTATATCAGAAAAACTACTCCACAGAACAATAAATATTAGTATCTAGCTATTATAACTTAGttgatgtatttaaaattgtacaCAAACCATTTCCTTTAATTCCTTGTTTTCCATACGTTTTAATCTAAGATTTTCTGTTTCAACTTGATCCACTAACTGCAGTTGCTTGTTGCTGCAAAAATAAcaatccattatttttatttcaatcagaaATTTTATGAAGAACTTAAGCTCCAAAAACCTGACAATTCattcactatttttaaataagactatTATCACTGCatatttaaataacctttttaattaattctttttaaataccaTCCCTTGAAGTCAGTACTGAATACAGCTCATATCAAAAGTTTAACTAAACATAATACTTGAACTATTTATAATTAGGAAGGAAAGCGAATTCTTTAACGagtagaaacatttttctaattaagaatttaaaaaaaaaagaataggcaaacctaaattattaaaatcaatatctaAAACAtccaactaaaattatttatttacttaagattTTCAAAGTTAGTTTattgataaatgtaataaatagtttGAAAAGATTACAATCTTCAATAAAGATACACAAATAAACAATGTTAAGAATAACTGTGAAAAAGACagcacattaaaaaaacaaaaaaataggatGAAGGAAATACATGAATGTGTCTTAGGTAAACAGGAACATATAAAGAGACAGCCGCATCCTAACAGTTGGGGAtggttgaattttaaataacaatattaaatgatgtaataaaattactctaGAGTAGAACTGAATCAAAGTCTTTCATTAACTTtgattcttatataaaaattatgtatgaaaatgTTCACTGTACGTCAATAAAAAGTAAGCT encodes:
- the Pldn gene encoding biogenesis of lysosomal organelles complex 1 subunit pallidin isoform X1 produces the protein MAEFNENHPEEIKIEEGVEKLSDGLLKLYEPTFKDLQSNLNELTNKQLQLVDQVETENLRLKRMENKELKEMFLVVKDYLARLHSIKNDMISLSERSAKLKKRALRLHQQKQNEALEREQLREAQLTREQELIAKPSKSSA
- the Pldn gene encoding biogenesis of lysosomal organelles complex 1 subunit pallidin isoform X2, encoding MAEFNENHPEEIKIEEGVEKLSDGLLKLYEPTFKDLQSNLNELTNKQLQLVDQVETENLRLKRMENKELKEMFLVVKDYLARLHSIKNDMISLSERSAKLKMITMMIFMDLM